In Drosophila subpulchrella strain 33 F10 #4 breed RU33 chromosome 4, RU_Dsub_v1.1 Primary Assembly, whole genome shotgun sequence, the genomic stretch GGATGCAGGCAATCGCCTCAAAATCTGACAAAGATGGAGCAAAAGTAAGCTCTCGAGTGCGTTTTATGCTACAAGATGTAATTGATTTACgcaaaaataaatggcaaaCTTCGCGCAATGAGGCACCCAAAACTATGGGACAAATTGAAAAGGAGGCGAAAAACGAACAGCTTTCTGCTCAATACTTTGGTACACTTTCCAGTACTACACCTGTAGGATCGCAGGGCGGCTCTGGTAAGCGAGAAGATCGTGGCAACGCTCGATACGGTGATTCTCGCTCTGGTAGCGGATATGGTGGCAGTCACAGTCAACGTGGTGACAACGGGAATCTGCGACACCAGCAGCAAAACAACACTGGCGGAGTTGGTCACTCCAATGGGAACAATGATGACAATACTTGGCACGTGCAAACCAGTAAAGGAAGCCGATCGCAAGCAGTTGACAGTAATAAACTGGAGGGTCTGGTAAgaatttaagttttatttgtatttaactTACACAAATAGTGTGAGGTGAATCGGAAAAATTTTCCGTGACCGGAAAATTCGCTGGCGAATTTATAATTGTAGTCAGAATTTTAATGCATGCAAGGAGACGTTGTTAATCCAGTACACAGTTTGGACATCTCGGTTCACCCCTCTCTTTACTTCTGGCCTAATAATGAAAATGCGAATATTTATCcacaaaaatgattttattgtttgttGTCTTTTCCAGCAAgatttatacatttttgcaTGCGCTCAAAACAAATGTCGAACCACTTTTTTCTGTCCGATTGAGACACCTCCAAAACATGGTTTTTGAAGGTTTCAACAGACTCTTCTGGCGAGGAAAATCATTAACCACGCATTTTTCTCTTGACGTCCGGGAATAAAAAGGAGTCATTGGGTGCCAAGTCAGGGCTGTACGGCGAATGGCCCATCAATTCGACGTTTTGGCCGGTCTAGAAGGCGCTGGCCTGGATCCGTCCTCTCTTGTTCGTTATTCGAATTTCTCCGAAGAATTCAGGCAAACAATGGCTCGAGCGGAACAGTCGCCACATGACCAGTGCTTCCTCCACGAACAAGTTTCGTTGGATTTGGCTAATCCTCGAGGACCCACACGGTCGATTGCTCTTGTTTCGTGCGCATAAGCATAGATCCATGATTCGTCACCTGTGACGATCTTATAAACGTCTTTTGAAACACCGCAATTGTATTTTTCTAAAAAGTTCCTTTCACTCTTCTCGTGATAACACACGTCGATTTCTGCCGATCTAAGTTTTTGATTAATCGTTAATCGATATCAAACGTGGCCACACGTTGTTCCTAATATGGCCGGAAACTTAAATAACAGCCCTCGtgcactcgaccaggaattcCCTTAAAACCCGTAAGTGCACGAGATGACCTTAAACCAAATGTATCCGAGGAGTCGAAGGATGAAATGGACCGCGTTTGGTATGGCAATCAATCATGACCATCTTGGCCTTAATCTTCTCCCAGTTATCGGTGAGCAGGCGACCGTCATTGTTGAGGTCGTTCACCAGAGCCATTGCTAGACTGTTTGTTTCTGACCACCTCGCCAAACTTCTTCGCATGCAGAATGACTTCGATAGTGCCTTTCCGTGGGCATTCTCCCTCCCGCTAACCTCCTGCGAGCGCTTACGCTTCGATTGCGACTGAAAGACTTCGGGAGCTCCTTCTTACATGCTGTGAAACTGTCATACCAGCCAGGCATCTGCCCTTTTGTTTGTAGGAAGTTTAGTGTAGTTTTTGTTCACGGGAAAAATAACAGAAAAGCAAACTTTACATTAACATGTTTACTTGTATTCtgttaaatttgaaaataatgGTGTAGTATCATTCTTGGTGATTGTAatacacaatttataaggaGTAATTAATGAATATtaataaaagcatttttaaatttttcagtCTAAACTTTCTGACCAAAACTTAGAGACCAAAAAGATGGGCGGATTAGGGCAATTCCTTTGGCCCAGCAACACGACAAGACAATCATCTGCGCCTACATCAACACCATCTAATCCTTTCGCTGTGCTATCTTCTCTAATTGATAAAAATAGCAGTGATAGGGATCGCGATCGCAGTGGACCCAGAAATAAGGGATCCTATAACAAAGGATCTATGGAGCGCGATCGTTTTGATAGAGGTAACTATTtctttaacattttaataatttaaaataataatctgataattattttataaggTATTCATTCAAGAACTGGATCTTCTCAAGGATCACGAGAAAACTCGTCCTCCCGAGCTGGCCAGCAGGGTCAAGGTCGCAGTTTGTTAGGTTCGTCAGTTCAAAAATCTGCTAGTCATTCAAAATACACGCAACAGGCACCACCTTCACGACATACTGGCAAAGTGAGTAATAAGTATTATTTCTTTTgtcataataaaataataaacaaaagagAACAATATATTCCCGTTACTCAGCGAGGGAGTTAGagattaaattaaaatgtaaatggACATTGATGATAAAAACTaaatctcatttaaatttttcaaatatattaaaaaatgggttttagcgttatgggcgttctTGAGCTGCGGAAGGAGCTcaagaatctacatgccaaatcccaacttacTAGATTTTATAGTTTCTGACAATTCAAGTATACCCTTTTTCTCTACTAGTAACAGGTATTCAAATACATTAGCTAGAAGGTTACTTAAAATTTGACTTCTTGAACTTAACTCCCTCCTCCATTAAgttttgtattttgtagcTTTTAATTTTAGTAACAGCTAAATAATCGGTTTATAAACTTCAAGTAAATGGCATAAGAAAGATCGGACAACAATCTTTACCAATAATataacaaggaaaaacgcttTAAAGTTCTAGATAGCTATTGATAATCCCATTTACAGTTAAAAAATCTTTGGAcgtttggatcaatcgatattttaatattcccaacaataattaaattatcttacAGACACAGACATTGCTGGGCAGTTCTAACGTCAACACAGGTGGACTTTACCGTGGAAGTGAACAACCGTCTCCTACATCCGCAACTTTCTCCCAGAGTAGTCGTTCTGTTGCTCCCGTGGCAGTGCTTAATGAGGCTGGAGAAACGGAACTTAAGCTCATCAAATCAGTTGTCTCAGAAATGATTGAGCTTGCAGCCGCTTCTAAAGCAGTAACGCCCGGTGTAGTTTCTTGCATGAAACGAGTACCAGAGGAATGGCGCTGTAGTTTCTTATATTACATATTGACAGATTATTTGCATTTAGCGAATGTCGGTAAACAGTACAGACGGTATCTGGCCATTGCTGTTTCCCAACTTATTCAACAGAATTACATCTCTGTGGATCACTTCAGACTGGCGTACAATGAATTTAGCGAGTACGCAAACGATTTAATTGTTGATATTCCAGAGCTTTGGCTATACATTCTTCAATTTGCCGGTAATATTGTTAATGGTCGCGTTTACTAGCATAATATATCAGATATATATATCACCTTGCTATATCTGCAATTTTAAGTCAGAGACCTCGTTGTTTTTAAAGTCATTATCGATGGTCACTGATATTTGTTGCTGGTAACCGACTTATAGATTTTCcgtattatatttaaattaaaacattgTTAACTGTTTTTTCTTTACAGGGCCATTAATTGTGAAGAAGATCTTGACAGTATCAGATGTGTggaacaaaaatttaaaagacaACAGCCCATCAAGCGTGGCTAAAAAGTTCCTTAAAACATACTTGATATATTGTACACAAGAAGTTGGACCAAATTTTGCTCGGAGTATGTGGATTAAGTTCAACCTAAAATGGTCTGATTTTATGCCTGAAAGTGAAGTCCCTGACTTTATAAAATTCAACGTgagtttgtttttatatatgaATATTGCATAAGATTAGTTCTCAAAGCTAAGTTAAGCCGGTCGGTAAAATAATTTCTACATAATCTTACATTACtctcatttttaaaaacggATGTTTCCAGAGACTGGAGTATATAGAAAACGAGTCAAAATCGCCAGTGATTGAGCAACGagagtcgccagagaagcaggTTAAAAATGTGATAGACCATATTGAGCACTTGCTAAAGGAAGGAACGACGGCAGATTGCATTATTGATTATAGTAACGTAAGGAACTCCATCTTCATTTTAACAGCtatccaataatataaaatttatattttttaagggaAATATAATGCTGGTTGATAAGTTGTTTATTAGGGGATTGACCGAAACATTAAGCAATTTCTCGATTCTGTACAAGGAAAATAGTTATAAACTTGAGACCGAAACCTTCCAAAAGTTTTGCATACCAGTTTTGCAAAGATACATTGATTCTAATGAAGACCATCAACTGGAATGCTTATATACTATGCAACTATTAGTTCACCGTTTGGAGCATCCAAGGGGTAAGACCACACATGTATAGTTGTATGTCCTTGCAGAGGATTTAGTTATTTTATCACTTTCTACTATAATGGCCGTCTGTAATCGCCTTACAAGGCGGAATTCTCGAAAACATTTTTGCTATAACTGCAAGGGAATATATTTTTCGGAATTCAGAGTCATAATATTATAATGATTATTGATTACAGGATTGCTGAGTGAACTGATTGGCGAGCTTTATGATGGCTATGTAATACAAAAGGAATCGCTCTGTAAGTGGCGCGATTCAAAGGATCAGTCAGCTGGCAAAGGTAAATATCTATAAACAATTACTACTTTTatacataatatatattttatttcctaATTACAGGCGTTGCTGTAAAAAGTCTTAATCCTTTCTTTAACTCGTTATTAAACGATGAGGCCAACTGAAACCGCAAAGTAGCTGGCCTAGACagcatacatttaaaatttgtaataaaattaattaaaaagagAGTTGGCTGGTGAAGAATGTTCATTAACAGTATATatagatttcgatatggactTATTCAATAGAGATTCTGGTTCATGCATTAAGAGTATATGCAACAATATAAAAGTGTATAACATATGTAAAATAAAGCGAACCTAAAGGAAATTTAGAGTTGTACATGGATACTGCTCGTCCTTAAGACTACTTTCTATTGAAGGTGAAAACTAGTAAACAAGTTTAAAGACAAACTACGTAACTAcgtttttgaaattaaattaaagaaaaacaagTAGGGTTTTATGGTTTTAAATACTATAAACAACAAAAGACTACAATATATCAAGTTAGACAATAAcctgaaaatttaattttatttatatttttcctttttgggTTGTAATATCTATATTGTTTCgacatattttcaaaattttaccTTTAAagccttttttattttattaagtttCATAGCCGAAACAAAATTGCGCAAGATGCACGTTGTTCTGAAAACACAAATACCATCGCTCCCCATTTGAAATTGAACTTAATCAGTACCATatcctttttaatttgttttgagGATCGAAACTATGTGTTTTCTTACACAggagaaacatcgatgtttgcAGATAAAACGTTTTCAAAGAACTTAGCTCATGGTAAAACTACACAAGGTAGTTTCGTCGACTGCCTAATAGTTCGGCTTTTAGTCCGTGAACGTGCTTGAGCGATTTTGCACGTAATGCGAATATCGTTGACGGAGTAAATTTTGCCGACGAGACTACCTTGTATAGTTGAATAGTGCTTAAGCTCTCCAATTCAGTTTTCTCAGAATTGATAGatagaaatttaaaattggACTTGATCGCCACCATTTCCTTCTTAATTTGTTTTGAGGATCGAAACAATAGATGTCACTATTATGGTTAAGAGCCACCGTGCTCCATCGGTGGGTTGAGATTTATCGCGAGAAAGATCTAtgtttgcaaaaaaaaagttttcgatatttttgaaaaaaaaaaaatgtttgaaaatattgttttgatatataataaaaaaaaaaaaatttatataatgaaattttcaaatgaaagaCAATTTTAATCAAAAGCTTTATTCTGAAAAAGTAAAGAATTTAGTCATcatagagtgggcgtgccaaaatttgtttttatcaatcggtaggtattgacgagaccaatacatttcagttaaaattttttatctagcatgaaaattgtggccgccacaggtttgggcgttagattgggcgtggcatattcgcgtaacaaacttgctctgcgtacaaggctacggaatctaaatctaagatcccaattctctacctttgatagtttctgagatatccacgttcatatttacgattttttgaagtttgtgggcgttgaagtgggtgtggcaaactGTTTTTGTgacaatcgataggtattgatgagaacagtTCATTTCcgtttaaatttgtattctagtaggagccacagttttgggcggcttgtgggcgtggcacgctgctgaaacaaacttgcgctgcgtaagaaactcaggaatctgaatgtcaaatctcaatagcttagctcttatagtttccgagatctcagcgttcatccggacggacgcacagacggacatggctagatcgactcggctagtgatcctgatcaagaatatttatacCTTGTTGGGTCTGAAACGCTTCCTTCGGCctcttacatactttccgacgagtctagtatacccttttactctacgagtaacgggtataaatataaaaaaatcacaaaaaaatgtatatttgaTAATTGTCCAAAAACCATGTCACGATATAAATATatcatttttgtaaaaaatattgcgaaatatcgatattttgatatattatcaAAAACCCTAAAGTGAACACCTGATCGGCATATCTGAAGGGAGAACACGTGCAAATTCAGTGGCTCCAACAAATTATGCAGAGCAACGCAAAACTGAATACAATTTGAACGCTAGCATGTGGAATGTTTTCAGTGCCTAATCATTATTTCATTGCTTAAAGCgaagtactcagatcggctaagagtttcaatagtcgaaaaatcttattctttgtagtgtgcaacgcatgtagcatggtcttactgtcaagcggctgggtttgttgccgaacggaaaacaaatcaattggaaacatttaaaaaggaggagtctggtggtacgcaaagaaagtaaaataaaaataaatggaatgttcaaagaatgtttttatttaggtaaaagcttccttaacgtcccacgaatgcttcgccatctttcccgcgccaccgcagtccaactccgagtcccaataggcatattggaccttgaggaagtgggaggcGGAttgggttgatccgctgatgctgcaggaagtcgcccagcatcctggcagtggctggctATGGTTTCTCCAaatgttccttagcgggcgccctttTTTCCTTCTCTATATAGAAGCCAGCGGAGTCTTAATGGACAGGTCGTCGGAGATCATGTTACTGGTGTTTCTGCTTAAAAGgtacttctattagtacaacgcaaccaaattcttttggccagatcttactttccttgcgaggacacgcccggcgaCATCAGGCCGGATgtctcggcatgttccttcccactgggattctctagtggatctcctccagcattTTACCTaatctgcggatttgcccctgttgtggtattgcttcctgttaGTGAAATCCCACAACAAAGGGCAACATCTTGGTTTAGGCGTCccttttcatctgcactgacctcctttaggcgattttggggtttttctttcatttttaacttttaaattcCACACCGcttttgcacgaacaccgccaatgattaaatttcttattcctTGGgtcgcggctaacggcgttcctCAAAATTCTCTCGAtaaatctggtatttccttagctcatctgagtaccgcgctgaaaaacagacccgacgaaaaacGTTACCGGCGTATCTGCTtttcgctcactcctatggttagctcgcgg encodes the following:
- the LOC119562929 gene encoding eukaryotic translation initiation factor 4 gamma 3 isoform X3, giving the protein MLDRLLSYPRCLMHLRLKYYLLLKEVEAKSKIPIVSPKNVSEATAAPTTDETDDAVSKPIVATTKEPAEPSLAHQKLLTSESPQQKQSVSNTEITKEEPSKSEDTNIAELLDSGVPSGNHPTELLSFNVKDSEPPSNFSEEPEIASTGEIPLPDFIEDSPNMHTALDNSESTLSIEILDSTVESFKDNQSAEQQTQPELNLRSVPGETEISSMALKEVTDLDNRQTETKDTIKSKNNNDDISEDLPTRESTTESLSKNNTGEDVDHQSDSSSDSKPVEDLEDQLQSTDPKDEGTGTTVSSFINYNEGQWSPSNPSGKKQYNREQLLQLREVKASRIQPEVKNISILPQPNLMPSFIRNNNNNKRVQSMVGMIGNRSSESGGNYIGKQMSMSGVQGGGGRSSMKGMIHVNLSLNQDVKLSENENAWRPRGLNKSDGDSDAKSTHEKDELVRRVRGILNKLTPERFDTLVEEIIKLKIDTPDKMDEVIVLVFEKAIDEPNFSVSYARLCHRLISEVKTRDERMESGTKSNLAHFRNALLDKTEREFTQNVSQSTAKEKKLQPFVDKIKKCTDPNEKAELEAFLEEEERKIRRRSGGTVRFIGELFKISMLTGKIIYSCIDTLLNPHSEDMLECLCKLLTTVGAKFEQTPVNAKDPSRCYSLEKSIARMQAIASKSDKDGAKVSSRVRFMLQDVIDLRKNKWQTSRNEAPKTMGQIEKEAKNEQLSAQYFGTLSSTTPVGSQGGSGKREDRGNARYGDSRSGSGYGGSHSQRGDNGNLRHQQQNNTGGVGHSNGNNDDNTWHVQTSKGSRSQAVDSNKLEGLSKLSDQNLETKKMGGLGQFLWPSNTTRQSSAPTSTPSNPFAVLSSLIDKNSSDRDRDRSGPRNKGSYNKGSMERDRFDRGIHSRTGSSQGSRENSSSRAGQQGQGRSLLGSSVQKSASHSKYTQQAPPSRHTGKTQTLLGSSNVNTGGLYRGSEQPSPTSATFSQSSRSVAPVAVLNEAGETELKLIKSVVSEMIELAAASKAVTPGVVSCMKRVPEEWRCSFLYYILTDYLHLANVGKQYRRYLAIAVSQLIQQNYISVDHFRLAYNEFSEYANDLIVDIPELWLYILQFAGPLIVKKILTVSDVWNKNLKDNSPSSVAKKFLKTYLIYCTQEVGPNFARSMWIKFNLKWSDFMPESEVPDFIKFNRLEYIENESKSPVIEQRESPEKQVKNVIDHIEHLLKEGTTADCIIDYSNGNIMLVDKLFIRGLTETLSNFSILYKENSYKLETETFQKFCIPVLQRYIDSNEDHQLECLYTMQLLVHRLEHPRGLLSELIGELYDGYVIQKESLCKWRDSKDQSAGKGVAVKSLNPFFNSLLNDEAN